The Taeniopygia guttata chromosome 4A, bTaeGut7.mat, whole genome shotgun sequence genome has a segment encoding these proteins:
- the C1GALT1C1 gene encoding C1GALT1-specific chaperone 1 — translation MISESSSFIKGVVLGGAFCMLVTLLGHIKVGHGTKAHHHEHHHIQAPNKEDVLNLSEGERVELSKNIHVYCIILVKPKDLGHWAAARETWSKHCDKAEFYSSEKVKVFDSVAVNTNDMWAMMRKAYKITYERYKDEFSWFFLAYPTTFAIIENLKYFLLKKDPSQPFYIGHTVKSGDLEYVDGEGGIVLSIESLRRLSRVLEDPDKCPEQGGMIWKLAEDKQLAICLKYTGVFAENAEDSEGKDVFNTKSVGALIKEAMSTHPQQVVDGCCSDMAITFSGLAPNHMHVMMYGVYRLRPYGHSYSDALVFLPPPGSDND, via the coding sequence ATGATTTCTGAAAGCAGCTCCTTCATCAAGGGTGTGGTGCTTGGAGGAGCTTTCTGCATGTTGGTTACGCTTCTCGGACACATTAAGGTGGGCCACGGGACCAAAGCACATCACCACGAGCATCATCACATCCAGGCTCCCAACAAGGAAGATGTCTTAAACCTTTCAGAAGGTGAACGTGTGGAGCTTAGTAAAAACATCCATGTTTACTGCATCATCCTTGTCAAACCAAAAGATTTGGGGCACTGGGCTGCAGCAAGGGAGACCTGGAGCAAGCACTGCGACAAGGCGGAATTCTACAGCTCAGAAAAGGTCAAAGTGTTTGATTCTGTAGCCGTCAACACAAACGATATGTGGGCGATGATGCGGAAAGCTTACAAGATAACGTATGAACGCTATAAGGATGAATTCAGCTGGTTCTTCCTTGCATATCCCACAACATTTGCTATAATTGAAAATCTCAAGTATTTCTTACTGAAAAAAGACCCCTCGCAGCCTTTTTACATAGGCCACACTGTGAAATCTGGTGACCTCGAGTATGTAGATGGTGAGGGAGGAATTGTCTTAAGCATTGAGTCGCTAAGACGACTCTCCCGTGTTCTTGAAGACCCTGACAAGTGTCCAGAGCAGGGAGGTATGATTTGGAAACTCGCAGAGGACAAACAGCTGGCAATCTGCCTGAAGTACACCGGCGTGTTTGCTGAAAACGCCGAGGATTCAGAAGGGAAAGACGTCTTTAACACGAAATCCGTGGGGGCCCTCATCAAGGAGGCCATGTCCACTCACCCGCAGCAGGTGGTGGACGGCTGCTGCTCGGACATGGCCATCACCTTCAGCGGGCTGGCCCCCAACCACATGCACGTGATGATGTACGGGGTGTACAGGCTCAGGCCCTATGGCCACTCGTACAGTGACGCCCTGGTCTTCCTGCCCCCACCGGGCTCGGACAATGACTGA